The genomic DNA GCCGCGCCTTCGGCTTCAAGCGCGCCGAGGCGCGGATGAGCGACGTGGAAGTAAAACTGCGCGCCGGCATGGAGCGCAACGGCATCATCGGCGCGCAGCAGGACGCCATCGTGAAGGCCATCACCTCCTTCGCGCTCTACGGATTCCCCGAGTCGCACGCCGCCAGCTTCGCGCTGCTCGCCTACGCCAGCGCCTGGCTCAAGTGCCACTACCTCGCCGCCTTCACCGCCGCGCTGCTCAACAACCAACCCATGGGCTTCTATCATCCTTCGACCATCGTGAAAGATGCGCAGCGCCACGGCTTGGTGGTGAAGCCCATCGACGTGATGAAGTCAGACTGGTCGTGCACGCTGGAAAAGATTGCAGATCTCAGATTGCAGATTACAGAATCAAAACCTCCGGCTGATTCTGCAATCTGCAATCATCAATCTGCATTCGCTCTTCGCCTTGGCCTGCGCTACGTCAAAGGACTGCGCGAGGAAGCCGGCCGGGCGATCGTGCAGGAGAGAACCCGCGAGCATGCTCCCTTCGCTTCCATCGATGACCTCGCGCGCCGCGTCCCCGAGCTGCGCAAGGACGAACTGGTGAAGCTCGCCGAGGTGGGCGCACTGAACCGCATCGGACAAACCACTTTCGTGAAACCAGAGACCGGGAACGAGAGACGTCCCTTCCATCGCCGCGACGCGCTCTGGCAAGTGGAGAAGTCCGGACGCCTCGCCGGTCCGCTGCTGCGCTCGCTCGTCGAGCCCGACGCGCCTTCACCGCTTGCGCGCATGAGCAACGAAGAGCGCCTGGTCGCCGACTTCCGCGGTACCGGACTCACCGCCGGGCCGCATCCCATGGCCTACCATCGCCAGCGGATGATCGAGCGCGGCGTCTTTCGCGCCATCGACCTCCCCCGCTTCCGCAGCGGGAAAAAGTTGAAGGTCGCCGGGTGCGTCATTGCGCGCCAGCGTCCTGGCACCGCGAAGGGCTTCGTTTTTCTCAGTCTCGAGGACGAGACCGGGATCGCCAACGCCATCGTCACGCCCGACTTGTACGATCGCTACCGCCGCGAGCTGGCGGGCGAGCGTTTCCTGCTCATCGAGGGTGTGTTGCAGAATCAGGACAACGTGCTTTCGGTGAAGGCGGAGCGGGTGGAGCCGCTGCGGGTGACCCAGGCAGAGACTTCTTCGCACGATTTCCACTGATTGCCGTGATTCGCCGTGCGCCGGCCCGCGAAGATTGGTTTACCATGGGAGGTCTGCGCGCGAGTGCAGGAGCAGCTCTGCTCTCACTCCGCGATTTTAGGAGTAGCGCCATGCCCAGCAAGCGAGAAGAAGCAGATGGTCCGGTGAAGGCCACGCGCCGCCGGACATCGACTATCACTCTATCGTCTAGCACCCCAGCGTCCGACGCATCTCCGAACGTGACGGAAGCGAAGCCGCCCACCTCGGTCAGCGCCACCGTGCCCGCTCCCACTCTGCCCGTGACCGAGACTCCATATGGCGCAGAAGAAGAGATCCGCCGCCGCGCCTATGAGCTGTATGAGCAGGATGGACGGCAGCACGGACGCGACCACGACCACTGGCTGCGCGCCGAAGCCGAAGTGCTGAGCCGCGCCAACGACGCCCGCTCGAACCAGCGCGCTCCGAGGCGCGGTCAGAAAAGCGCGTAAGCCGCGTCAGACGCCTTCCACTGCCACCTCCGCTCGCTTGCGGAAGCCGATCGTTTTCTCGACCACCTCACTGAAGTGATCCAGGGTGGCTTCGCTCTTCCTGACCAGTGTCGCCATGCTCCGCCGCAGAAAAAGCTGCTCCTCGAGCGGAGCCACGGTGCGCCGAATGTCTTAGCCGGCGAGCTGCGCATAGGTCTGTTTGAAACTCCCTTGCAGTTCGCGGAACGCCACGACCAGTTCGGGATCGAAATGCTCGGGCAGCGTGCGGCCGTCGCCGTTCAAGATCACGTCGCAGGCTTTGCCGTGGCTGAAGCCGGCCTTATACGGGCGCGGACTGCGCAACGCATCGTACTGATCGACGAGCATCACGATGCGCGCGGCCCGCGGCGTCGCCTCACCTTTCAGACCCTGTGGGTATCCCGAGCCGTCCCAGCGCTCGTGATGGCAAAGCGCGATCTGCCGCGCCAGTTCCAGCAGCGGCGAGGGGGAACCCTTGAGCAAGCTCGCGCCCAGCACGGTATGGCGCTTCATCTGCCGCCATTCGTCTTCGTCCAGCGGACCCGGCTTGCTCAAGATCGAATCCGGCACGCCGATCTTGCCCACGTCGTGCATCGGCGTGGCGTCGAACAACAACTGCGCCGCCGCCGGCGTCCAGCCGAGATGCTCGGCCAGCGTGCGCGCGTAGTGACTGAGCCGGTCGATGTGCTTTCCCGTCTCTTGGTCCTTATAGCGCGAGGCGAAGACCAATCGGCGGACGGAATCGTAGTACGCCTTCTCCAGTTCGCGGGCGCGCCGCCGCTCGGCCTGGTATGCCGTCTTCAGATCGCGGGCGTAGATCTGCAGCTGATCGTGCGCGATCGCGAGGCGCTTCGCCTTTTCAATGTCTGAGTCGGCGAGGCGCCGAAAATCGCGCGCGTAGGCGCGCAACTGCGCTTCGACCGCCTCAAGCGGCGAAGACCAACCTGGGCCGTTTCCCGGGGAAGCCTTTTCCTGATTCATGGTCTTGCTCATTCCTGGCCAGGACTTGCTGCACCAGCTGTAGAAGTTCTAGCGGGCTGAACGGCTTCACCAGGTACGCGAGCGCACCGGTGGCCAAGCCTTGCTGACGGTATTTCTCCCCCCCCATCGCGGTCAGCAGGACGATGGGTATGTTCGCGGTGGGACCTGACGCGCGCAGTTTCTCCACGACCGCGAGGCCGCTCATGCCCGGCATCATCCAGTCGAGCACGATCAGGTCGGGCAGCTCGCGGCAAGCCATGTCGAAAGCGGAAGTGCCGTCCACCGCTAGCAACAGACGGCGATCGGGTGACTCTAGTGTGGCCTCGATCAGTTGCCGGATACTCTCTTCGTCATCAGCGATCAAGATAGTTTGCACGGGTCCCCTTTCTTCCGCGACGCTGGATGGATCCAGTATCCGCGTCGCCAGCGACGGTGCGGCAAGGAACCCCAATACCATCGCGCCGCCCTCCCGATACGGGAAGCCGAGCCGCACAGCGCGGCGTGACGGACATCACACTCCGCCTCGCGTGCTCGCCCTATGTTTGTTTACGTTGCCGGTAACTATCTGAAACAATAGGTATCTGCCCACATGGCTGTCTTTGGTACCTTCGCGCTTTTGATCGCGCTCGCGCTCTCCGGCTATGCCCTGTTCGCGGGCCTGCTGGCGCTCGTCTTTCACCGCCGCCAGTCGGCCGCGCTGAGCGAGACGGCCCGCCGCGCCGGCATTGCCGTGTTCCTCTGCGTGACCGCCGCCGCGTTCGCGCTCATCTATGCCGCGTTCACCAACGACTTCACCATGGAGTACGTGCGCCAGCACTCCAACCGCGCGCTCCCCGGCATCTATAAATTCTCTGCGCTGTGGTCGGGACAGGAAGGCTCGCTGCTGCTGTGGGCGTGGCTGCTTGCCGGTTACGGATTCGTGCTGCGCGTCCGCCACAAAGTGGATCCCAAGCTGGTGGCGTTCGCTTCCGTCGTGCTCGCCGGCATCCAGGTGTTCTTTCTCTTGCTGCTGAACTTTGCCGCGCGGCCATTCGCGCTGGCCACGCGCGCCGTCGAAGACGGCAACGGGCTCAACCCGCTCTTGCAGTATCCCGAGATGGTCATCCATCCGCCGATGCTTTACCTCGGCTACGTCGGATTCAGCGTGCCGTTCGCTTTCGCGCTGGGCGCGCTCGCGATGCGCTACCCGGGCGAGAAGTGGATCCACATCACACGTCGCTGGACGATGGTGACCTGGGGATTCCTGACTCTCGGCGTCTTCCTCGGCATGCATTGGGCCTATTCCGTGCTCGGATGGGGTGGCTACTGGGGATGGGACCCGGTCGAGAACGCATCGATCCTGCCCTGGTTCACCGGCACCGCGTTCCTGCACTCGGTG from Acidobacteriota bacterium includes the following:
- a CDS encoding response regulator; amino-acid sequence: MQTILIADDEESIRQLIEATLESPDRRLLLAVDGTSAFDMACRELPDLIVLDWMMPGMSGLAVVEKLRASGPTANIPIVLLTAMGGEKYRQQGLATGALAYLVKPFSPLELLQLVQQVLARNEQDHESGKGFPGKRPRLVFAA
- a CDS encoding HD domain-containing protein produces the protein MSKTMNQEKASPGNGPGWSSPLEAVEAQLRAYARDFRRLADSDIEKAKRLAIAHDQLQIYARDLKTAYQAERRRARELEKAYYDSVRRLVFASRYKDQETGKHIDRLSHYARTLAEHLGWTPAAAQLLFDATPMHDVGKIGVPDSILSKPGPLDEDEWRQMKRHTVLGASLLKGSPSPLLELARQIALCHHERWDGSGYPQGLKGEATPRAARIVMLVDQYDALRSPRPYKAGFSHGKACDVILNGDGRTLPEHFDPELVVAFRELQGSFKQTYAQLAG
- a CDS encoding DUF2934 domain-containing protein, translated to MPSKREEADGPVKATRRRTSTITLSSSTPASDASPNVTEAKPPTSVSATVPAPTLPVTETPYGAEEEIRRRAYELYEQDGRQHGRDHDHWLRAEAEVLSRANDARSNQRAPRRGQKSA